The Polypterus senegalus isolate Bchr_013 chromosome 9, ASM1683550v1, whole genome shotgun sequence genome includes a window with the following:
- the nqo1 gene encoding NAD(P)H dehydrogenase [quinone] 1 isoform X1: MGKNVLIVFAHQSHSSFNAALKEAAVEAFKKQGCKVMVSDLYELKFNPTATKNDIKGEVKNPDNFSYGDETGLAWKEGKLSNDIMEEQKKIKAADLIVFQFPLYWYSVPAILKGWFDRVLTQGFAYTFETLHDNGPFKNKKAMLSFTTGGLKSAYTPKGLNGDINIVLWPIQYGVLHFCGFQVLPPQISWTPKLSSPEARAAMLNSWRIRLDGIWTEKPLSFVPINSFDLTLNGGFMLKEEVVKSQEGNSNGLTVGQHMGKCIPPNNQTGQSQ, encoded by the exons ATGG GTAAAAACGTCCTGATTGTTTTTGCTCACCAGTCACACAGCTCATTCAATGCGGCTCTAAAGGAAGCTGCCGTGGAGGCATTTAAAAAGCAGGGGTGCAAGGTAATGGTTTCTGATCTGTACGAACTGAAGTTTAACCCGACTGCtacaaaaaatgatataaaag GTGAAGTGAAGAATCCAGATAATTTCAGTTACGGAGATGAGACTGGTTTGGCATGGAAAGAAGGAAAACTCAGCAATGACATAatggaagaacagaaaaaaattaaagctgcTGACCTAATTGTATTTCAG TTTCCTCTTTACTGGTACAGTGTTCCTGCTATTCTGAAAGGCTGGTTTGACCGTGTTCTCACACAAGGATTTGCTTATACATTTGAGACCCTCCATGACAATGGACCTTTTAAG AATAAAAAAGCAATGTTGTCATTTACCACAGGCGGCCTGAAGTCTGCATACACTCCTAAAGGATTAAATGGTGATATTAATATCGTCCTGTGGCCAATTcag TATGGTGTGCTGCACTTCTGTGGATTTCAAGTACTGCCTCCTCAAATATCCTGGACTCCAAAATTGAGTTCACCCGAAGCCCGGGCCGCCATGCTCAACTCCTGGCGTATACGTCTCGATGGCATCTGGACTGAAAAGCCACTAAGTTTTGTACCCATAAACTCATTTGATCTCACCTTGAATGGTGGTTTTATGTTGAAAGAAGAAGTTGTGAAGAGCCAGGAAGGCAACAGCAATGGTCTCACAGTGGGCCAACACATGGGAAAATGCATTCCTCCAAATAACCAGACAGGGCAAAGTCAGTGA
- the nqo1 gene encoding NAD(P)H dehydrogenase [quinone] 1 isoform X2, whose product MVSDLYELKFNPTATKNDIKGEVKNPDNFSYGDETGLAWKEGKLSNDIMEEQKKIKAADLIVFQFPLYWYSVPAILKGWFDRVLTQGFAYTFETLHDNGPFKNKKAMLSFTTGGLKSAYTPKGLNGDINIVLWPIQYGVLHFCGFQVLPPQISWTPKLSSPEARAAMLNSWRIRLDGIWTEKPLSFVPINSFDLTLNGGFMLKEEVVKSQEGNSNGLTVGQHMGKCIPPNNQTGQSQ is encoded by the exons ATGGTTTCTGATCTGTACGAACTGAAGTTTAACCCGACTGCtacaaaaaatgatataaaag GTGAAGTGAAGAATCCAGATAATTTCAGTTACGGAGATGAGACTGGTTTGGCATGGAAAGAAGGAAAACTCAGCAATGACATAatggaagaacagaaaaaaattaaagctgcTGACCTAATTGTATTTCAG TTTCCTCTTTACTGGTACAGTGTTCCTGCTATTCTGAAAGGCTGGTTTGACCGTGTTCTCACACAAGGATTTGCTTATACATTTGAGACCCTCCATGACAATGGACCTTTTAAG AATAAAAAAGCAATGTTGTCATTTACCACAGGCGGCCTGAAGTCTGCATACACTCCTAAAGGATTAAATGGTGATATTAATATCGTCCTGTGGCCAATTcag TATGGTGTGCTGCACTTCTGTGGATTTCAAGTACTGCCTCCTCAAATATCCTGGACTCCAAAATTGAGTTCACCCGAAGCCCGGGCCGCCATGCTCAACTCCTGGCGTATACGTCTCGATGGCATCTGGACTGAAAAGCCACTAAGTTTTGTACCCATAAACTCATTTGATCTCACCTTGAATGGTGGTTTTATGTTGAAAGAAGAAGTTGTGAAGAGCCAGGAAGGCAACAGCAATGGTCTCACAGTGGGCCAACACATGGGAAAATGCATTCCTCCAAATAACCAGACAGGGCAAAGTCAGTGA